One genomic segment of Salinigranum rubrum includes these proteins:
- a CDS encoding dihydrolipoamide acetyltransferase family protein, whose amino-acid sequence MIEEFRLPDVGEGVAEGELVEWHVEPGDEVVEDQVVAEVETDKALVEVPSPYNGTVAELLAEEGEIVPVGDVIITFEVPGEDEQAGETAEPEPAAEPRPESEAEPEPEPEPASETETDAAADAEEHAPDARVFAPPSVRRLARELGVDLATVDGSGPGGRITEGDVRATAEGAAEASEDEESAPAAVSFGGRSATSGGDAGDGQAVETGDATPAGRSRTLAAPATRKLAEEEGLDIDDVPTDEEREGEAFVTPDHVRAYADAQRAAQEADAAAVSAAGEGAAATETGAGETEASDAEAAASADAAAAPEAAPGASSGDEDERVPYRGVRRAIGEQMQRSKYTAPHVSHHDTAVVDDLVALRAELKPHAEERGVSLTYMPFVMAAVVKALKEFPVLNAMLDEEAEEIVYRKEYHLGVAVATEAGLMVPVVRDVDRKGGVELASELGGLVERARERKITREEMQGSTFTLTNFGAIGGEYATPIINYPEVAILGLGAIEQRPVVENGEVVARHTLPLSLSIDHRVVDGADAGRFTNRVIELLENPRLLLL is encoded by the coding sequence ATGATCGAAGAGTTCAGACTGCCCGACGTCGGCGAGGGCGTGGCGGAGGGCGAACTGGTCGAGTGGCACGTCGAACCCGGCGACGAGGTCGTTGAGGACCAGGTCGTCGCCGAGGTGGAGACGGACAAGGCGCTCGTCGAGGTGCCGTCGCCGTACAACGGGACCGTGGCGGAACTGCTGGCCGAGGAGGGCGAAATCGTCCCGGTCGGGGACGTCATCATCACGTTCGAGGTGCCCGGCGAGGACGAACAAGCCGGCGAGACCGCAGAGCCGGAACCGGCGGCAGAGCCAAGGCCGGAGTCCGAGGCGGAACCGGAGCCCGAACCGGAACCGGCGTCCGAGACCGAGACCGACGCAGCGGCCGACGCCGAGGAACACGCCCCGGACGCCCGGGTGTTCGCGCCGCCGAGTGTCCGCCGTCTCGCGCGGGAACTCGGCGTCGACCTCGCGACCGTCGACGGCAGCGGTCCCGGCGGACGCATCACCGAGGGCGACGTCAGAGCGACGGCGGAGGGCGCTGCGGAGGCCTCCGAGGACGAGGAGTCGGCCCCGGCGGCCGTCTCGTTCGGCGGTCGCTCGGCCACGTCGGGTGGCGACGCCGGCGACGGGCAGGCGGTCGAGACGGGGGACGCGACGCCAGCGGGGCGGTCGCGAACGCTCGCCGCCCCGGCGACGCGGAAACTCGCCGAAGAGGAGGGGCTCGACATCGACGACGTGCCGACCGACGAGGAGCGCGAGGGCGAGGCGTTCGTCACGCCCGACCACGTCCGCGCGTACGCCGACGCACAGCGCGCGGCCCAGGAAGCCGACGCGGCCGCCGTGTCGGCGGCGGGCGAGGGCGCGGCGGCGACCGAAACCGGTGCCGGCGAAACCGAGGCCAGCGACGCGGAGGCCGCGGCCAGTGCCGACGCCGCGGCGGCACCGGAGGCCGCTCCCGGCGCGAGCAGTGGCGACGAGGACGAGCGCGTCCCCTACCGGGGCGTCAGAAGGGCCATCGGCGAGCAGATGCAGCGCTCGAAGTACACCGCGCCGCACGTCTCACACCACGACACCGCCGTGGTGGACGACCTCGTCGCGCTGCGGGCGGAGTTGAAGCCGCACGCGGAGGAGCGGGGCGTCTCGCTCACGTACATGCCGTTCGTGATGGCGGCGGTGGTGAAGGCGCTGAAGGAGTTCCCGGTCCTCAACGCGATGCTCGACGAGGAGGCGGAGGAGATCGTCTACCGCAAGGAGTACCACCTCGGCGTCGCGGTCGCCACCGAAGCGGGTCTGATGGTGCCCGTCGTTCGCGACGTCGACCGCAAGGGAGGCGTCGAACTCGCCTCGGAGCTGGGTGGACTGGTCGAGCGGGCCCGAGAGCGGAAGATCACCCGCGAGGAGATGCAGGGCAGCACGTTCACGCTCACCAACTTCGGCGCCATCGGCGGCGAGTACGCGACGCCGATCATCAACTACCCGGAGGTCGCTATTCTCGGCCTGGGCGCCATCGAGCAGCGGCCGGTCGTCGAGAACGGCGAGGTAGTGGCGAGACACACCCTGCCGCTCTCGCTCTCGATCGACCACCGGGTGGTCGACGGCGCCGACGCCGGGCGGTTCACTAACCGGGTGATAGAACTGCTGGAGAACCCCCGGCTGTTGCTGTTGTGA
- the pdhA gene encoding pyruvate dehydrogenase (acetyl-transferring) E1 component subunit alpha translates to MSVLQRDPRDRVQVLDEDGSVVGEVPDVDDETLLSIYREMKLARHFDTRAVSLQRQGRMGTYPPLSGQEGAQVASAHALDEEDWLFPSYREHGALHVRGFPLDRILLYWMGTEQGNEAPPDVNTFPVAVPIATQTLHAVGAAWASKLKAGEEAFIVYFGDGGTSEGDTHEAMNFAGVFDTPTVFFCNNNQWAISVPRERQTRSETIAQKANAYGFQGVQVDGMDPLAVYQVTRAAVEKAKADDSGELRPTLIEAVQYRFGAHTTADDPTVYRDSDEVEKWKRKDPIPRLETFLRDTGRLDDDRVDEIESEVQETVADAIQTAESTPRPDPDEMFEHVFAERTPDLDAQYESFAALREEFGDDAFLHR, encoded by the coding sequence GTGAGCGTGCTACAGCGCGACCCGCGGGATCGAGTCCAGGTCCTCGACGAGGACGGCAGCGTCGTCGGCGAGGTGCCCGACGTCGACGACGAGACGCTGCTGTCGATCTACCGGGAGATGAAACTCGCCCGGCACTTCGACACCCGGGCGGTGAGCCTCCAGCGACAGGGGCGGATGGGAACCTATCCGCCCCTCTCGGGACAGGAGGGCGCGCAGGTGGCCAGCGCCCACGCGCTCGACGAAGAGGACTGGCTCTTCCCCTCGTACCGGGAACACGGCGCGCTCCACGTCCGCGGCTTCCCGCTCGACCGTATCCTGCTCTACTGGATGGGGACCGAACAGGGCAACGAGGCGCCGCCGGACGTCAACACGTTCCCGGTCGCGGTGCCCATCGCGACGCAGACGCTCCACGCCGTCGGCGCGGCCTGGGCTTCGAAGTTGAAAGCGGGAGAGGAGGCGTTCATCGTCTACTTCGGCGACGGCGGCACCTCGGAAGGGGACACCCACGAGGCGATGAACTTCGCGGGCGTGTTCGACACTCCCACCGTCTTCTTCTGCAACAACAACCAGTGGGCCATCTCCGTCCCCCGGGAGCGACAGACGAGGTCCGAGACCATCGCGCAGAAGGCGAACGCCTACGGCTTCCAGGGCGTCCAGGTCGACGGGATGGACCCGCTCGCGGTCTACCAAGTGACGCGCGCCGCCGTCGAGAAGGCCAAGGCCGACGACTCCGGCGAACTTCGGCCGACGCTCATCGAGGCCGTCCAGTACCGCTTCGGCGCGCACACGACGGCGGACGACCCCACCGTCTACCGCGACAGCGACGAGGTCGAGAAGTGGAAGCGAAAGGACCCCATTCCGCGCCTCGAAACGTTCCTCCGCGACACCGGTCGACTGGACGACGACCGGGTAGACGAAATCGAATCGGAGGTCCAGGAGACAGTCGCCGACGCCATCCAGACGGCGGAGTCGACGCCCCGCCCCGACCCCGACGAGATGTTCGAGCACGTCTTCGCCGAGCGGACGCCGGACCTCGACGCACAGTACGAGTCGTTCGCCGCGCTCCGCGAGGAGTTCGGGGACGACGCGTTCCTCCACAGGTGA
- the lipA gene encoding lipoyl synthase — MSGSRRSNHRRKPDWLKMRPPSGQRFTEIKRELRDRNLHTVCEEANCPNLGECWSGRDGPGTATFMLMGDRCSRGCNFCDVQTGGMEALDPDEPANVAEAVVEIGLDYVVLTSVDRDDLPDQGAGHFAETIRAIKERDSSILVEVLIPDFQGEPDLVREIIDARPDVIAHNIETVERLQWPVRDRRAGYEQSLSVLEQVQRESDIYTKTSIMLGLGEYAHEVYQTLSDLREADVDVVTLGQYLQPSRSHLDVYDYVHPDAFETWQRVAEEELGFLYCASGPMVRSSYKAGELFVDALVREGRSVEEARQAARAAD, encoded by the coding sequence ATGAGCGGGAGTCGCCGGTCGAATCACCGCCGGAAGCCCGACTGGCTGAAGATGCGGCCGCCGTCGGGCCAGCGGTTCACCGAGATCAAACGCGAGCTTCGGGACAGGAACCTCCACACGGTCTGTGAGGAGGCGAACTGCCCGAACCTCGGCGAGTGCTGGTCGGGACGCGACGGCCCGGGAACGGCGACGTTCATGCTGATGGGCGACCGCTGCTCGCGCGGCTGTAACTTCTGCGACGTACAGACCGGGGGCATGGAGGCGCTCGACCCCGACGAACCCGCTAACGTCGCCGAGGCGGTGGTCGAAATCGGCCTCGACTACGTCGTCCTCACCTCCGTCGACCGGGACGACCTCCCCGACCAGGGAGCGGGCCACTTCGCGGAGACCATCCGCGCGATCAAAGAGCGCGACTCCTCGATTCTCGTGGAGGTGCTCATCCCCGACTTCCAGGGTGAACCCGACCTCGTGCGAGAGATCATCGACGCCCGCCCGGACGTCATCGCGCACAACATCGAGACCGTCGAGCGCCTCCAGTGGCCTGTCCGTGACCGCCGCGCCGGCTACGAGCAGTCGCTCTCGGTCCTCGAACAGGTCCAGCGGGAGTCGGACATCTACACCAAGACGTCGATAATGCTCGGACTGGGCGAGTACGCCCACGAGGTGTACCAGACGCTCTCGGACCTCCGGGAGGCCGACGTCGACGTCGTCACGCTCGGGCAGTACCTCCAGCCGTCTCGGTCGCACCTGGACGTGTACGACTACGTCCACCCCGACGCGTTCGAGACGTGGCAGCGCGTGGCCGAAGAGGAACTGGGCTTCCTCTACTGTGCGTCGGGACCGATGGTCCGCTCGTCGTACAAGGCGGGAGAACTGTTCGTCGACGCCCTGGTCCGCGAGGGTCGGTCGGTCGAGGAGGCGCGGCAGGCCGCCCGGGCCGCGGATTGA
- a CDS encoding DUF7853 family protein, with amino-acid sequence MPEERPSPAVERLSLSREEQWTLHDVLRDHLEAGDERSEDADATDCRAAFERLDDGRLRFTRAQLETMRRTLARAHHRRRWEVERPQLEGLLHRISRALE; translated from the coding sequence GTGCCCGAGGAACGACCGTCACCCGCCGTCGAACGGCTGTCGCTCTCCCGTGAGGAACAGTGGACGCTCCACGACGTCCTCCGCGACCACCTCGAAGCCGGAGACGAGCGGAGCGAGGACGCGGACGCGACCGACTGCCGGGCGGCGTTCGAACGGCTCGACGACGGTCGGCTGCGGTTTACGCGCGCACAGCTCGAAACGATGCGGCGGACGCTGGCGCGGGCGCACCACCGGCGGCGTTGGGAGGTCGAGCGACCGCAACTCGAAGGGTTGCTGCACCGGATTTCACGGGCACTCGAGTGA
- a CDS encoding universal stress protein, with amino-acid sequence MEHAPSGPLDVELVLAPVDGSEESALAVEYAVFIAEQYDASVHAVYLLGEEVVRAIEDGTIDEESVVGDHEVFMDSVADYAADRGVHISHSTAFGFSTRVKTRHPGSAILDTAEDVGADFIVVPREPVTGDPGEVLEKAAEYVLLYASQPVLSV; translated from the coding sequence ATGGAACACGCGCCGTCGGGCCCGCTCGACGTCGAACTCGTGCTCGCCCCCGTCGACGGGAGCGAGGAGTCCGCACTCGCCGTCGAGTACGCCGTCTTCATCGCCGAGCAGTACGACGCCTCGGTCCACGCCGTCTACCTCCTCGGGGAGGAGGTGGTCCGCGCCATCGAGGACGGGACCATCGACGAGGAGAGCGTCGTCGGCGACCACGAGGTGTTCATGGACAGCGTCGCCGACTACGCCGCCGACAGGGGCGTCCACATCTCGCACTCGACCGCGTTCGGCTTCTCCACCCGGGTGAAGACCCGTCACCCCGGGAGCGCCATCCTCGACACTGCCGAGGACGTCGGCGCCGACTTCATCGTCGTCCCGCGCGAACCGGTCACCGGCGACCCCGGCGAGGTGCTGGAGAAGGCTGCCGAGTACGTGCTCCTCTACGCCTCCCAGCCGGTCCTCTCGGTCTGA
- a CDS encoding GNAT family N-acetyltransferase: protein MSERVYPDEPAEAFEAPPLTFEDGEGRDIEIRPYDGSDRETEALVEMYEAFDPADRAQGIPPGKTERIETWLSNILDEECLNVIAWDGETAAGHATLVPDADAYELAIFVLQAYQRAGIGRRLMQTLLGHGREEGVEKVWLTVERWNRPAVNLYQETGFETSDAESFELEMTIRLR, encoded by the coding sequence ATGAGCGAACGAGTCTACCCCGACGAACCGGCCGAGGCGTTCGAGGCACCGCCGCTCACCTTCGAGGACGGAGAGGGTCGCGATATCGAGATCCGTCCCTACGACGGGAGCGACCGGGAGACGGAGGCGCTCGTCGAGATGTACGAGGCGTTCGACCCGGCCGACCGGGCGCAGGGCATCCCGCCCGGGAAGACCGAACGCATCGAGACGTGGCTCTCGAACATCCTCGACGAGGAGTGTCTGAACGTCATCGCGTGGGACGGTGAGACGGCGGCCGGCCACGCCACGCTCGTCCCCGACGCCGACGCGTACGAACTCGCTATCTTCGTCCTCCAGGCGTACCAGCGCGCCGGCATCGGCCGACGACTCATGCAGACGCTCCTCGGCCACGGGCGCGAGGAGGGCGTCGAGAAGGTGTGGCTCACGGTCGAGCGGTGGAACCGCCCGGCGGTCAACCTCTACCAGGAGACCGGCTTCGAGACGAGCGACGCCGAGAGCTTCGAACTCGAGATGACCATCCGACTGCGCTGA
- a CDS encoding universal stress protein translates to MKVLLGIGGADDSLDALEQTVARALEAGDDLTVGIVDNPASGLSPDEIEARVRDVLDGTGLDAAVRRLEGDPGSALVDLSEAEDFDKIVLGGGETSPMGKIRIGGVAEFVLLNSHVTVSLVR, encoded by the coding sequence ATGAAGGTACTCTTGGGAATCGGAGGGGCGGACGACTCCCTCGACGCGCTGGAGCAGACGGTCGCGCGCGCGCTCGAAGCCGGCGACGACCTCACGGTCGGCATCGTCGACAACCCCGCGTCGGGGCTGTCGCCCGACGAGATCGAAGCCCGCGTTCGAGACGTTCTCGACGGAACGGGGCTGGACGCTGCGGTCCGGCGTCTGGAGGGCGACCCCGGGAGCGCCCTGGTCGACCTCTCCGAGGCCGAGGACTTCGACAAAATCGTCCTCGGCGGCGGCGAGACGAGTCCGATGGGGAAGATCCGCATCGGCGGCGTCGCGGAGTTCGTCCTCCTCAACTCACACGTGACGGTGTCACTGGTCAGATAA
- a CDS encoding alpha-ketoacid dehydrogenase subunit beta, producing the protein MSTQQTQNLTLVQAVRDGLHTEMQRDEDVIVLGEDVGKNGGVFRATEGLYDEFGGDRVVDTPLAESGIVGTAVGMAAYGLKPVPEIQFSGFMYPAFDQIVSHAARLRTRSRGRYTCPMVIRAPYGGGIRAPEHHSESKEAFYAHEAGLKVVIPSTPYDTKGLLISAIRDPDPVVFLEPKLIYRAFRGDVPEGEYTVPIGEAEVRREGTDVSVFVYGAMTPRTLEAAENLTEEGIDCEVVDLRTVSPLDRDAIVDSFKKTGRACVVHEAPRSGGMAGEITATIQERALYYQEAPVVRVTGYDVPYPLYALEDYYLPSVARIEDGIREAAEFR; encoded by the coding sequence ATGAGCACCCAACAGACACAGAACCTCACACTGGTCCAGGCAGTACGGGACGGTCTCCACACCGAGATGCAAAGAGACGAGGACGTCATCGTTCTCGGGGAGGACGTCGGGAAGAACGGCGGCGTTTTCCGCGCCACCGAAGGGCTGTACGACGAGTTCGGCGGCGACCGCGTCGTCGACACGCCGTTGGCGGAGTCCGGTATCGTCGGCACCGCCGTCGGGATGGCCGCTTACGGCCTCAAGCCCGTCCCCGAGATACAGTTCTCGGGCTTCATGTACCCCGCGTTCGACCAGATCGTCTCCCACGCCGCCCGACTCAGGACGCGGTCACGCGGGCGGTACACCTGTCCGATGGTCATCCGCGCGCCCTACGGCGGCGGCATCCGCGCGCCCGAACACCACTCCGAGTCGAAGGAGGCGTTCTACGCGCACGAGGCGGGGCTGAAAGTCGTCATCCCCTCGACGCCGTACGACACCAAGGGGCTTCTCATCTCCGCCATCCGCGACCCCGACCCCGTGGTGTTCCTCGAACCGAAACTCATCTACCGCGCGTTCAGGGGAGACGTCCCCGAGGGCGAGTACACCGTCCCCATCGGGGAGGCCGAGGTCAGACGGGAGGGAACGGACGTCTCGGTGTTCGTCTACGGCGCGATGACGCCTCGCACCCTGGAGGCGGCGGAGAATCTCACGGAGGAGGGAATCGACTGTGAGGTGGTCGACCTCCGGACGGTCTCACCGCTCGACAGGGACGCCATCGTCGACTCGTTCAAGAAGACCGGACGGGCCTGCGTCGTCCACGAGGCGCCGCGTTCGGGCGGCATGGCGGGAGAGATAACGGCCACGATTCAGGAGCGGGCGCTCTACTACCAGGAGGCGCCGGTCGTCCGCGTGACGGGCTACGACGTTCCGTACCCCCTGTACGCGCTGGAGGACTACTACCTGCCGAGCGTGGCTCGCATCGAGGACGGCATCCGGGAGGCGGCAGAGTTCCGATGA